From a single Pseudophryne corroboree isolate aPseCor3 chromosome 6, aPseCor3.hap2, whole genome shotgun sequence genomic region:
- the LOC134933362 gene encoding potassium voltage-gated channel subfamily A member 5-like, with protein MEIALVSLENGGAPAAAGSAAEDGAPGKPGNTAAGSRRDLLQIPRAPSWLKDCSPGRGGGEVGGESCQQRPQHHHHQPPGTGQGEEGGGGGGGGEGGGGGGGVGDRLQSSDMIMSYPGSHIKGCDIETVVRLEEEEPNAHHHHPEEEEDHHLDMGIMDHESNQRVIINIAGLRFETQLSTLNQFPDTLLGDPEKRMRFFDPLRNEYFFDRNRPSFDGILYFYQSGGKIRRPVNVSIDVFADEIRFYQLGEDAMERFREDEGFLKDEEKPLPRNEFQRQVWLIFEYPESSSSARGIAIVSVLVILISIITFCLETLPEFRDENELPPTLSKVLNDTNHQQQPTPPSGLTDPFFIIETTCVIWFTFELLVRFFACPSKSHFSKNIMNIIDIVAIIPYFITLGTELAEQQTNNGQQAMSLAILRVIRLVRVFRIFKLSRHSKGLQILGQTLKASMRELGLLIFFLFIGVILFSSAVYFAEADDPDSHFSSIPDAFWWAVVTMTTVGYGDMRPVTVGGKIVGSLCAIAGVLTIALPVPVIVSNFNYFYHRETDHEEQVILKEEPSSGQGSCAGELKRSPSKCSLNKSVVHLENVEGINNGTGTLEKTNLKAKSNVDLRKSLYALCLDTNRETDL; from the coding sequence ATGGAGATTGCTCTGGTGAGTTTGGAGAACGGAGGAGCCCCAGCTGCAGCTGGCAGTGCAGCagaggatggtgcccctggcaagccaGGCAACACAGCGGCAGGCAGCAGGAGGGATCTGCTCCAAATCCCCAGGGCACCATCTTGGCTGAAGGATTGCAGcccagggagaggaggaggagaagtcGGTGGGGAAAGCTGCCAGCAGCGaccacaacatcatcatcatcagccacCAGGGACCGGGcaaggagaagaaggaggaggtggtggtggaggtggagaaggaggaggtggaggaggaggtgtgggCGATCGTTTGCAAAGCAGCGACATGATCATGAGCTATCCTGGCAGTCACATCAAGGGTTGTGACATCGAGACGGTGGTCAGGTTGGAAGAAGAGGAGCCCAatgcccaccaccaccacccagaggaggaggaggatcacCACCTGGACATGGGCATCATGGACCATGAGAGCAACCAGCGGGTCATCATCAACATCGCCGGCTTGAGGTTCGAGACCCAGCTGTCCACCCTCAACCAGTTCCCGGACACTCTGCTGGGGGACCCGGAGAAAAGGATGAGGTTCTTTGACCCGCTAAGGAATGAGTACTTCTTTGATCGCAACCGTCCCAGCTTTGACGGCATCCTCTACTTCTACCAGTCCGGGGGCAAGATCAGGCGGCCGGTCAACGTCTCCATTGATGTCTTCGCCGACGAGATCCGCTTCTACCAGCTGGGCGAGGACGCAATGGAGAGGTTCCGGGAGGACGAGGGCTTCCTAAAAGACGAGGAGAAGCCCCTGCCCCGCAACGAATTCCAGCGCCAGGTCTGGCTCATTTTCGAGTACCCGGAGAGTTCCAGCTCTGCCCGGGGCATTGCCATCGTCTCCGTCCTTGTCATCCTCATCTCCATCATCACTTTCTGCCTGGAGACCCTGCCCGAGTTCAGGGACGAGAATGAGCTGCCCCCGACGCTCTCCAAGGTGCTGAACGATACCAACCACCAGCAGCAGCCTACTCCCCCAAGTGGTCTGACAGACCCTTTTTTCATAATAGAGACCACCTGTGTCATCTGGTTCACTTTCGAGCTCCTGGTCAGGTTCTTTGCTTGTCCCAGCAAATCTCACTTCTCCAAGAACATCATGAACATAATTGACATTGTGGCCATCATCCCTTACTTCATCACCTTGGGGACTGAGTTGGCCGAGCAGCAAACTAACAATGGgcagcaggccatgtccctggccatCCTGAGAGTCATCCGCCTGGTCAGGGTCTTCAGGATCTTCAAGCTGTCCCGACACTCCAAGGGTCTTCAAATATTGGGCCAGACATTGAAGGCCAGCATGAGGGAGTTGGGGCTGCTCATATTCTTTCTCTTCATTGGGGTCATCTTATTCTCCAGTGCAGTTTACTTTGCAGAAGCTGATGACCCAGACTCTCATTTCTCTAGCATCCCTGATGCCTTCTGGTGGGCTGTGGTCACCATGACCACAGTGGGCTATGGGGACATGAGGCCAGTCACTGTTGGGGGTAAAATTGTGGGTTCTTTGTGTGCCATCGCTGGTGTCCTCACCATAGCCTTGCCAGTCCCTGTCATAGTCTCCAATTTCAATTACTTCTACCACAGAGAGACTGACCATGAGGAACAGGTGATTCTCAAAGAGGAGCCAAGTAGTGGCCAGGGTAGTTGTGCTGGAGAACTTAAGAGGAGTCCCAGTAAATGTTCCCTCAACAAATCTGTGGTCCACTTGGAGAACGTTGAGGGCATCAACAATGGCACTGGCACTTTAGAAAAGACAAACCTCAAAGCCAAGAGCAATGTGGACCTAAGAAAGTCCCTATATGCTCTGTGTCTCGATACAAACAGGGAAACAGACCTGTAG